The following are from one region of the Paenibacillus sabinae T27 genome:
- a CDS encoding CheR family methyltransferase, translated as MAATEQGSDELSLAGPNKNELENIEIELLLTGIHRLYGYDFRNYALSSIKRRIWHHVHAENLPSISALQEKVLHDRTCFERLIYSLSIPVTEMFRDPGLFLTFRQKVVPLLRTYPYIRIWHAGCSTGEEVYSMAILLQEEGLYEKARIYATDMNNRSLQQAKEGVYEISKMKQYTKNYLEAGGKHAFSKYYTAKYNSVIFQPDLRKNIIFAEHNLATDTSFNEFNVIFCRNVMIYFNDELRDHVHGLFCESLSRFGVLVLGAKESIHFTGYSDCYEPLDRVEKIYRKAK; from the coding sequence ATGGCAGCAACAGAACAAGGAAGCGACGAACTGTCCCTTGCAGGGCCTAACAAGAATGAGTTGGAAAATATTGAAATCGAGCTGCTGCTCACCGGCATACACCGCCTGTATGGATATGATTTCAGGAATTACGCGCTGTCTTCTATCAAGAGGCGTATCTGGCATCATGTTCATGCGGAGAACCTTCCCAGCATCTCCGCGCTGCAGGAGAAGGTGCTTCATGACCGGACCTGCTTTGAGCGGCTCATCTACAGCCTTTCCATACCGGTTACGGAAATGTTTCGGGACCCCGGCCTGTTTCTGACGTTTCGCCAGAAGGTCGTTCCTCTCCTGAGGACCTACCCGTATATCCGTATCTGGCATGCCGGCTGCTCCACGGGAGAAGAGGTCTACTCCATGGCGATCCTGCTCCAGGAGGAGGGCCTGTACGAGAAGGCGCGCATTTACGCCACGGATATGAATAACCGTTCGCTTCAGCAGGCCAAGGAAGGCGTCTACGAAATTAGCAAGATGAAGCAGTATACCAAAAACTACCTGGAGGCGGGCGGGAAGCATGCCTTCTCCAAGTATTATACGGCGAAATACAATTCGGTCATCTTTCAGCCTGACTTGCGCAAAAATATTATTTTTGCCGAGCATAACCTGGCGACCGATACTTCATTCAATGAATTTAATGTCATATTTTGTCGAAATGTAATGATTTACTTTAACGATGAGCTTCGGGATCATGTCCACGGATTGTTCTGCGAGAGCCTCAGCCGGTTCGGTGTGTTGGTCCTCGGAGCGAAGGAATCCATTCATTTTACCGGGTACAGCGATTGCTACGAACCCCTGGACCGAGTGGAGAAAATCTATCGTAAAGCCAAATGA